DNA from Prunus persica cultivar Lovell chromosome G6, Prunus_persica_NCBIv2, whole genome shotgun sequence:
AGATGGCAGATTTGAAATGTCTCGAGCCTTGTTCAGCCGTGCTGTTAACTACTCTGTGATAAAGACTTGGTACTCCGAAAAAGTATGGGAGGCAATCCCCTGGTGCCTCAATATAGAATTGCTTGAATACAGCCTAGGTGTCTCCCAGACAGATGTAAACTTGTAGCTTCAGAATTTTTAGATAAAAGAAGATGAGGTGCGCTTGTTACCACAGGAGGAATTTGTAAGATACATTGAggcttttgaattttgtacTAGTGGAGCTGTGAAGCTGGAATTTTCCAGTGGCTTAGAATTtgtcttcatctctctctagTAATGTTCTTTTTCGAATTGACATTTGCTTTGTATTACCACAATGGGGGATATTGTAGGAGCAAGATGAATGACAACACAGTTCCTGAATGTgtcctttcctttttgtgaATAAAGCAgttaccttttattttattttattttatttattatagtattgtttttataattattttttaattatcgtTTTAGGTAAAACAGTTGTATTATGTCATCATGGTGACGTGGTATAACAAACCAAACATAAATACCCTTGAGTTCATTAAGAAGGTTTGAAGATGTCCCAAGTTCGGCTATAATAAAAATGGTAATACTTTAAACTCAACAGGTTCTACTTTAGCTGGTGGCCTTCTTTCCGAAAATGAGTAGAACCTGTAATCAATTATTGAGTCATAAGCAAATTATCATCTAACTTTGACAGTCTGCATGAAAATGACTCCTAAATAATCTGTTTACAGAACTAGTGAAAGCATAAGCTTTAGAAACAAACATTATGACAAACTATACACAACAATTGAATGATAGattggacttttttttttttgttggtataGCAgtataattcaaaattttggtcATACCTATTCACAAAGCATACTTGAAACTTGTCCAATGCAAATGGAATTTAGAGGCTCTGGATCAGAATTGTGCCCAAAACATTCATCCATGTAATATATGACCCCATAAAACATCGGCAGGCAGCAAATCATATGATAATACACATCAAGCACTCGTACTTCCCGGCCAGCAGTCCCTTAATTTCACTGGACCAGAAATGATAATAGCACAAAATGTCCCTTTCCCTTGAATTACACATACATCAGATACTATTACAATGCCAGCTGAGTTGTTTGGGCCAGATACAACAGCTTGACATAATGTACAGACTAAGTTATGCTGAAAGGCAAAAGCTACCTCGTTGAGAAAAAAGGAAGCAGCTCCTCTCAGTACTCCAGAAACCAGCTTTCGTCACCAGTAACCAAGATCAGTGACCAGCAGCAGGAAATGATGTTTCCATTCACCAACACTTGCGAAAGGCACGAGGCCACAAAAGAGTGGCAGAAACAGAAATGAAGTACCATAAAACACCACCCGCCGAATCCAGTATGGaaatattgtatttccttttgttcCTTGAGACACGTCGATCGGTCCATGGAGGATAAAAAACAAAGCAGATGTGCATACATTACAGAAGAAATGCAGCATGCAAAGAGTCTCCCAATATATAAGCCAATGATACCCACTCCCTCCCAATGTGTCTACACAAAGCTTGCCAAAAAAACCACACACAATTCCCAGTAGCAAGATTATGAAAGTTACTGGCATTATCTGTTTTGCAGTTGCAGAGCGCTGGAGGAGCAAAAAAGCAATTGCAAGAATCACTAAGACACCAAATAGCATTCGGCTCACAACTTCAACCTTGCACCTTAGAACATGAAACCCTGAATTGAAAGATGTCATTGGATCCCAGGCTTCCCAGCTCAGCCAAGACTTTGACTCCTGGGATAGAAAAAGAATTGGTAAAAATTtaccagaaaacaaaaaccaatgtTACGGTATGTATGAGAGAAATATCATATATCATGCATATATTGTTTACAGTCCTGTCCAAGTGTTCATTACAAAAAGGCCCATTTATACGCAATCCCAAAATACTTAAAACCTAAACAACAGAATGCAATAACAATTAAACCCGACTAACCAAATTCTTAAATTGTAAAGATTTAACAAGTTAAATAACTAAATCTTGAATTATAGCTTTAATAGAATAGAACCAAATCAAGcgagaataattccttgtgGACTGGTCAGTTGATTCCctctataataaaaataaaatcctaaaaattGCCCTTTGAGATTTTCTTACAGTAATCAATTATTGATGTAACTCAGGTGTAGGAACAATCCAAAAAGCTGCAGCCAATAGATAGTTCTAGCTGTTTCTTGGAGAAAGATTTTTATAGGAAAGTAGTCAAGAAAGAGGTTATTGCTGATTTTTCATACATACAGCTTGGTATGAGTTACTTATTTTATCGACATATCATGTCTCGGTATTTTCTCATGTTCTAAACAACTAGCAACATCTTGTTACTTGGAGTGATGGATCACATAAATAGTCATATAGGAAAGCCAAATAATAACAGCACTAACAACTAAGTGAAGCTTAAACTAAATCACATGAAgccagaagagaaaaaaggaattACCTTTGTTGAAGGTGTACAGGATGCAGTAGCTTCAGTAAGTCTTTTGTACGAATACACATAAGCACCATATATCAGGGATGCGATCATGACAAGCAAACCAGCAACTAGACAGTCAATGCACTTTTTAAGCAGCTCAGCATGTCTTGTATCTTCTAATTGACTCTTAAACTTTTCAGCTTTGAAGGATGCTTTTGATATGTCCATAGAAAATTTTGATCTCTGCAGTTGATTTGAATCATAGTTGAGAGATAGCTGTGTCTCTTTCAACTTTAGTCTCTGCATTGTAAGATTAAGCTCCAATGTTTTAAGGTCGTTAGCACGGGCTTGCTCTATGACAGACTTCCCAATAGTTCTAAGCATGGACTGGTTGGCTCCAGATTCAGATGTTCTTGGAGGAATATAAGTCAACTGGTTTGTTTGCCCATGCTGAGCAAGCTCCAGATTAAGAGAACTTGTTAACATACTCCGATTTAATTCATCTCTATAATTTAATTGACCCTGGGTTGCATCAGTGTGGGACGTTGCTTTTGAGTGACAATCTTCTATATAAGAGCTGCTTGCACCATCTTGTTCATCATGAGTCACATGTAGAGAAGACCCTTCCATGTTTTGGTGGCTCGAGAGACATCCCCTGTTATTTGTAGATGATTCCTTGATCGATTTTAGAGTCCTCAAGGTACTCCCAAATGATTTTTCAAAGTTCTGGATAAAACAATCACATGTGTTCCCGAAAACCTGTAGCCAAATACGCAGTCAAGGCAGATAAATACGACCTTAGCATCTAGGACTTGTGGAGTGTTGATATAAACAACAAGAAGGAACTTCAAACCACTTTCAATGGATGAGTCAGCAGTTAAGTCTGGCTTACATTGGCTAAAGATTCTCTGACAGCTGAAGCACATATCTGCACTCCAGTAAATAGATGTATAATTAGTTGATGCCCTATTATTCgaatatgaagaaaataaaat
Protein-coding regions in this window:
- the LOC18773265 gene encoding protein CPR-5: MDTPSSSPPSLQLLAAKPCVLSDQANTVDHEDAATATTTTTTTTVNDNPNPSNPTVRNLSPSDERPAKPICRNIKKTKRKVLKDAAAAPSSSCGSTSSGSSFRGTRVAGKRRSPKMVFTAPPRNPDADEIAFRLGMSIAAFVAQILERNGEVGGGMSSDHLAKICASAVRESLANVFGNTCDCFIQNFEKSFGSTLRTLKSIKESSTNNRGCLSSHQNMEGSSLHVTHDEQDGASSSYIEDCHSKATSHTDATQGQLNYRDELNRSMLTSSLNLELAQHGQTNQLTYIPPRTSESGANQSMLRTIGKSVIEQARANDLKTLELNLTMQRLKLKETQLSLNYDSNQLQRSKFSMDISKASFKAEKFKSQLEDTRHAELLKKCIDCLVAGLLVMIASLIYGAYVYSYKRLTEATASCTPSTKESKSWLSWEAWDPMTSFNSGFHVLRCKVEVVSRMLFGVLVILAIAFLLLQRSATAKQIMPVTFIILLLGIVCGFFGKLCVDTLGGSGYHWLIYWETLCMLHFFCNVCTSALFFILHGPIDVSQGTKGNTIFPYWIRRVVFYGTSFLFLPLFCGLVPFASVGEWKHHFLLLVTDLGYW